A genomic window from Streptomyces sp. NBC_01429 includes:
- a CDS encoding potassium channel family protein, translated as MHVRNGPARQRAWERRLELPLLIASPLFLACYAVLVLVHGAAPVWHDVALAWLLLIWALFAVDYGVRLLLSGQGPRFVRTHWLDTIVLVLPLLRPLRIVNTYVALQRRRGRPRLSLYGRVMAYAGVTAALVTFAAALAVLQQERDAPGATIRTFGDSVWWACSAITTVGYGDVTPVTPLGRLFAVALMICGLALLGAVTGSFSSWLIQVFGREDHVDEERPPDG; from the coding sequence ATGCATGTCCGCAACGGCCCCGCCCGGCAGCGTGCGTGGGAGCGGCGCCTGGAACTGCCGCTGCTCATCGCCTCGCCCCTCTTCCTCGCCTGCTACGCGGTCCTCGTGCTGGTCCACGGCGCCGCCCCCGTGTGGCACGACGTCGCGCTGGCCTGGCTGCTGCTGATCTGGGCACTCTTCGCGGTGGACTACGGCGTGCGGCTGCTGCTGAGCGGGCAGGGCCCCCGATTCGTGCGGACGCACTGGCTGGACACGATCGTCCTGGTGCTGCCGCTGCTGCGCCCGCTGCGGATCGTCAACACGTACGTGGCCCTGCAACGGCGGCGCGGCCGGCCCCGGCTCAGTCTCTACGGGCGGGTGATGGCGTACGCCGGGGTGACGGCGGCGCTGGTCACCTTCGCCGCCGCGCTCGCCGTCCTCCAGCAGGAGCGGGACGCGCCGGGCGCCACCATCCGTACCTTCGGCGACTCCGTCTGGTGGGCGTGCTCGGCGATCACCACCGTCGGCTACGGCGACGTGACGCCGGTGACACCGCTGGGGAGGCTGTTCGCGGTGGCGCTGATGATCTGCGGGCTGGCGCTGCTGGGGGCGGTGACGGGGTCGTTCTCGTCCTGGCTGATCCAGGTCTTCGGCCGGGAGGACCACGTGGACGAGGAACGGCCCCCGGACGGCTGA
- a CDS encoding elongation factor G-like protein EF-G2, giving the protein MGDKARTHPGAAGRAVTADGPASVRNVVLVGHSGAGKTTLVEALALTAGAVGRAGRVEDGATVSDYDEIEHRQGRSVQLSLVPLEWGGCKINLLDTPGYADFVGELRAGLRAADAALFVVSAAQEADAVASSARAVWEECAAVGMPRAIVVTHLDTARTGFDEMVGVCGRIFGGDDPDAVLPLYLPVLGPEGPDGHAPATGLVGLLTERIFDYSGGERREDPPDPGRLPLIEEARGRLIEGIIAESEDETLMDRYLGGEDVDLKTLVQDLEKAVTRGAFHPVLAAAPAAPGGRQGLGTVELLDLITGGFPNPLERPAPAVTAPDGTPRPAISCDPRGPLVAEVVKTASDPYVGRISLVRVFSGTLRPDGTVHVSGHGAAARGHADHDADVRIGSLSSPFGKQQRVLAHCVAGDLACVGKLADAETGDTLSAADDPLLVEPWTMPDPLLPLAVEAHGKADEDRLSQGLARLVAEDPAMRLEQNPDTGQLVLWCLGEAHREVALDRLRGRYGVQVDAVPYRVALRETFGEPSRGRGRHVKQSGGHGQFAICEIDVEPLPAGSGIEFVDRVVGGSVPRQFVPSVEKGIRAQAARGVAAGHPLVDIRVTLREGKAHSVDSSDAAFQTAGALALREAADGARIDLLEPVAEVRVMVPDEFVGPVMSDLSGRRGRVVGTEQAGPGRTLVRAEVPELEIGRYAVDLRSLSHGTGRFGRSYARHEPMPPGVADRLPAEQRQGDQHINA; this is encoded by the coding sequence ATGGGCGACAAGGCACGTACACACCCCGGGGCCGCCGGCAGGGCGGTGACGGCCGACGGGCCCGCCTCCGTGCGGAACGTGGTGCTGGTGGGCCACAGCGGCGCGGGAAAGACCACGCTGGTGGAGGCGCTCGCGCTGACCGCCGGGGCGGTCGGCCGGGCGGGCCGGGTCGAGGACGGCGCGACGGTCTCGGACTACGACGAGATCGAGCACCGCCAGGGGCGTTCCGTACAGCTCTCCCTGGTCCCGCTGGAATGGGGCGGCTGCAAGATCAATCTGCTGGACACCCCCGGTTACGCCGATTTCGTCGGCGAACTGCGGGCCGGGCTGAGGGCCGCCGACGCGGCCCTCTTCGTCGTGTCGGCGGCCCAGGAGGCGGACGCCGTGGCGAGTTCGGCCCGTGCGGTCTGGGAGGAGTGCGCGGCGGTCGGCATGCCCCGGGCCATCGTGGTCACCCATCTCGACACGGCGCGCACGGGCTTCGACGAGATGGTCGGTGTCTGCGGGCGGATCTTCGGCGGCGACGACCCCGACGCCGTACTGCCGCTGTATCTGCCGGTGCTGGGCCCGGAGGGGCCGGACGGGCACGCTCCGGCCACCGGTCTGGTGGGACTGCTCACCGAGCGGATCTTCGACTACTCCGGCGGGGAGCGCCGGGAGGATCCGCCGGACCCGGGCCGGCTGCCGCTGATCGAGGAGGCGCGCGGCCGGCTGATCGAGGGGATCATCGCCGAGAGCGAGGACGAGACCCTCATGGACCGGTATCTGGGCGGCGAGGACGTCGATCTCAAGACGCTGGTCCAGGATCTGGAGAAGGCCGTGACGCGCGGCGCCTTCCATCCGGTGCTGGCGGCGGCGCCCGCGGCGCCGGGGGGCCGGCAGGGACTGGGCACGGTCGAGCTGCTCGACCTGATCACCGGCGGTTTCCCGAATCCGCTGGAGCGCCCCGCGCCCGCCGTCACCGCGCCGGACGGCACCCCGCGCCCCGCGATCAGCTGCGATCCCCGGGGCCCGCTGGTCGCTGAGGTGGTGAAGACGGCCTCCGACCCGTATGTGGGCAGGATCTCGCTCGTCCGGGTCTTCTCGGGCACCCTGCGGCCGGACGGGACGGTGCACGTGTCGGGGCACGGGGCGGCCGCCCGTGGCCACGCGGACCATGACGCCGATGTGCGGATCGGCTCGCTCTCCTCGCCCTTCGGCAAGCAGCAGCGGGTGCTGGCGCACTGCGTCGCGGGCGACCTCGCCTGCGTCGGGAAGCTGGCGGACGCGGAGACCGGGGACACGCTGTCGGCGGCGGACGATCCGCTCCTGGTGGAGCCCTGGACCATGCCGGACCCGCTGCTGCCGCTCGCGGTGGAGGCGCACGGCAAGGCGGACGAGGACCGGCTCTCCCAGGGGCTCGCCCGGCTGGTCGCCGAGGATCCGGCCATGCGGCTCGAACAGAACCCGGACACCGGCCAGCTGGTGCTCTGGTGCCTGGGCGAGGCACACCGCGAGGTCGCGCTGGACCGGCTGCGCGGCCGGTACGGGGTCCAGGTCGACGCCGTGCCGTACCGGGTCGCGCTGCGCGAGACGTTCGGGGAGCCGTCGCGGGGGCGCGGCCGGCATGTGAAGCAGTCCGGCGGGCACGGACAGTTCGCCATCTGCGAGATCGACGTGGAGCCGCTGCCCGCCGGGTCGGGCATCGAGTTCGTGGACCGGGTGGTGGGCGGCTCCGTGCCGCGTCAGTTCGTCCCGTCCGTCGAGAAGGGGATACGGGCCCAGGCGGCGCGCGGGGTCGCGGCGGGTCATCCGCTGGTCGACATCCGTGTCACGCTGCGCGAGGGGAAGGCGCACTCGGTGGACTCCTCGGACGCCGCGTTCCAGACGGCGGGCGCCCTGGCCCTGCGCGAGGCGGCCGACGGGGCGCGGATCGATCTGCTGGAGCCGGTCGCGGAGGTGCGCGTCATGGTTCCGGACGAATTCGTGGGGCCGGTGATGAGCGATCTGTCGGGGCGGCGCGGCCGGGTGGTCGGCACCGAACAGGCGGGGCCGGGAAGGACCTTGGTCAGGGCCGAGGTGCCGGAGCTGGAGATCGGCCGGTACGCGGTGGATCTGCGGTCGCTCTCGCACGGCACCGGACGGTTCGGCCGGTCGTACGCGCGCCACGAGCCGATGCCCCCGGGCGTGGCGGACCGGCTGCCCGCGGAACAGCGCCAGGGAGATCAACATATCAACGCCTGA
- a CDS encoding HIT family protein — MLHGMTSEPEQQIGVGTQDAFQRLWTPHRMAYIQGENKPTGPGAGDGCPFCSIPAKSDVDGLVIARGERVYAVLNLYPYNGGHLMVVPFRHVADYTELDDAETAELGLFTKHAMTALRKASGAHGFNIGMNQGAVAGAGIAAHLHQHVVPRWGGDTNFMPVVGHTKVLPQLLADTRAMLADAWPQQS; from the coding sequence ATGCTGCACGGCATGACGAGTGAGCCGGAGCAGCAGATCGGAGTGGGCACCCAGGACGCGTTCCAGCGCCTGTGGACGCCTCACCGGATGGCCTACATCCAGGGCGAGAACAAGCCCACCGGGCCGGGCGCGGGCGACGGCTGTCCCTTCTGTTCCATCCCGGCCAAGTCCGATGTGGACGGACTGGTCATCGCCCGCGGTGAGCGGGTGTACGCGGTGCTGAACCTCTACCCGTACAACGGCGGGCACCTGATGGTGGTGCCCTTCCGGCACGTCGCCGACTACACCGAGCTGGACGACGCGGAGACCGCCGAGCTGGGGCTGTTCACCAAGCACGCCATGACCGCGCTCCGCAAGGCGTCCGGGGCGCACGGCTTCAACATCGGGATGAACCAGGGCGCGGTCGCCGGCGCCGGGATCGCCGCGCATCTGCACCAGCATGTGGTGCCGCGCTGGGGAGGCGACACCAACTTCATGCCGGTGGTGGGCCATACGAAGGTGCTGCCGCAACTGCTCGCCGACACCCGCGCGATGCTCGCGGACGCCTGGCCGCAGCAGTCGTAA